One window of the Natrinema sp. HArc-T2 genome contains the following:
- a CDS encoding ABC transporter ATP-binding protein, which produces MSSGLRLDEEREYDRDGPLLELEGVSKHFDQESGLLAGLQFDPSEFPPISVDRERVSAVDDVSLAIQPGETLGLVGESGCGKSTLGRTILHLLEPTEGDIYFKGENLADLGGEALRQRRSDMQMIFQDPQSSLDPRMKVGQIIEEPMRAHDMLDDESRRARAKDLLEKVGLDPRHYNRYPHAFSGGQRQRINLARALSVDPDFVVCDEPVSALDVSIQAQVLNTMERLQDEFGLTYLFIAHDLSVIRHISDRVAVMYLGHIVELADKEELFENPHHPYTKALLESIPVPDPRETGSRGVLEGEVPSPVDPPSGCRFRTRCPRLIKPDRYSWTDEEWTQTRAFMRAVKRRTFEPTTAARIEAEFFDGSPPRGEAGAVVEEAIDLVATDRGADADSDDDSKRWTAATDLLLEAFAAESICARERPAYELEAEYGDGDHITACHLHR; this is translated from the coding sequence ATGAGTAGCGGGCTTCGGCTGGACGAGGAACGCGAGTACGACCGGGACGGCCCGCTGCTCGAGCTCGAGGGCGTTTCGAAACACTTCGACCAAGAATCGGGGCTGCTCGCAGGCCTGCAGTTCGATCCCAGCGAGTTCCCGCCGATCAGCGTCGACCGCGAGCGGGTGTCGGCAGTCGACGACGTCTCGCTTGCGATCCAGCCCGGCGAGACGCTGGGGCTCGTCGGCGAGAGCGGCTGTGGCAAGAGCACGCTCGGACGGACGATCCTGCACCTGCTCGAGCCCACCGAGGGAGACATCTACTTCAAAGGGGAGAACCTGGCCGACCTCGGCGGCGAGGCGCTCAGACAGCGTCGGTCGGACATGCAGATGATCTTCCAGGACCCTCAGTCCTCGCTCGATCCCCGAATGAAGGTCGGGCAGATCATCGAGGAACCGATGCGGGCCCACGACATGTTAGACGACGAGAGTCGGCGCGCCCGGGCGAAGGACTTGCTCGAGAAGGTAGGGCTCGACCCGCGCCACTACAACCGGTACCCTCATGCCTTCTCCGGCGGGCAGCGCCAGCGCATCAACCTCGCGCGGGCGCTGTCGGTCGACCCGGACTTCGTCGTCTGTGACGAGCCCGTCTCCGCGCTGGACGTCTCTATCCAGGCGCAGGTGCTGAACACGATGGAGCGATTGCAAGACGAGTTCGGGCTGACGTACCTCTTTATCGCCCACGACCTCTCGGTGATCCGTCACATCAGCGACCGCGTGGCGGTGATGTATCTGGGCCACATCGTCGAACTCGCCGACAAGGAAGAACTCTTCGAGAACCCCCACCACCCCTACACGAAGGCGTTGCTCGAATCGATCCCCGTTCCCGATCCGCGGGAAACCGGCTCGCGTGGGGTGCTCGAGGGCGAGGTTCCGAGCCCGGTCGATCCGCCCTCGGGCTGTCGGTTCCGGACGCGGTGTCCGCGCCTGATCAAACCCGACAGGTATAGCTGGACCGACGAGGAGTGGACGCAGACGCGGGCGTTCATGCGAGCGGTCAAACGACGGACGTTCGAACCGACGACGGCCGCGCGGATCGAGGCCGAGTTCTTCGATGGGAGCCCCCCACGGGGCGAGGCGGGCGCGGTCGTCGAGGAGGCGATCGATCTCGTCGCCACCGACCGCGGTGCGGACGCCGACAGCGACGACGACTCCAAGCGGTGGACGGCAGCGACCGACCTGTTGCTCGAGGCCTTCGCCGCGGAGAGCATCTGTGCCCGCGAGCGACCGGCCTACGAACTCGAGGCCGAATACGGCGACGGCGACCACATTACTGCCTGTCATCTTCATCGGTGA
- a CDS encoding alanine--glyoxylate aminotransferase family protein gives MTKKQEYKDDYPDKKLYIPGPTEVRDDVIESMCEPMFGHRMDRMTDLYTTIVEDTKEFLGTDNEVVILTGSGTEFWEASTLNLVDENILVPTCGSFSERHANVAERLGKNVDRLEYEWGQAIKPEDIRAELEESDTDYDVVATVMNESSTGVRNPVEEIGDVIADYPDTYFVVDAVSSLGGDYVDIDEHNIDVIFASSQKAFAMPPGLAICVVSDDAYERELEKDSASWYGGFQRTIDYYERKGQTHSTPAIPIMLAYRKQMKHMLEEGHDARDQRHREMAEYTREWAREHFDMFPEEGYESQTVSCIENTQGIDVAETIETVSEEYDFVFSNGYGSQLGEKTFRIGHMGEHDLESIKELTDAIEDVAGL, from the coding sequence GTGACCAAGAAACAGGAATACAAAGACGACTATCCCGATAAGAAGCTGTACATTCCGGGGCCGACCGAAGTCCGCGACGACGTCATCGAGTCGATGTGCGAGCCGATGTTCGGCCACCGCATGGACCGCATGACCGACCTCTATACGACCATCGTCGAGGACACCAAAGAATTCCTCGGCACCGACAACGAGGTCGTCATCCTCACGGGCTCGGGGACGGAGTTCTGGGAAGCGTCGACGCTCAACCTCGTCGACGAGAACATCCTCGTCCCGACCTGTGGCAGCTTCAGCGAGCGCCACGCCAACGTCGCCGAGCGACTGGGCAAAAACGTCGACCGCCTCGAGTACGAGTGGGGCCAGGCCATCAAGCCCGAGGACATCCGCGCGGAACTCGAGGAAAGCGACACCGACTACGACGTGGTCGCAACCGTGATGAACGAGAGTTCGACGGGCGTGCGCAACCCCGTCGAGGAGATCGGCGACGTGATCGCCGACTATCCTGACACCTACTTCGTCGTCGACGCCGTCTCCTCGCTCGGTGGCGACTACGTCGACATCGACGAGCACAACATCGACGTGATCTTCGCCTCCTCACAGAAGGCCTTCGCCATGCCGCCGGGCCTGGCGATCTGTGTCGTCAGCGACGATGCCTACGAGCGCGAACTCGAGAAAGATTCGGCGTCGTGGTACGGCGGCTTCCAGCGGACGATCGACTACTACGAGCGCAAAGGCCAGACTCACTCCACGCCCGCGATCCCGATCATGCTGGCCTACCGCAAGCAGATGAAACACATGCTCGAGGAAGGTCACGACGCCCGCGACCAGCGCCACCGCGAGATGGCAGAGTACACCCGCGAGTGGGCCCGCGAGCACTTCGATATGTTCCCCGAGGAGGGCTACGAGTCCCAGACGGTGAGCTGTATCGAGAACACGCAGGGGATCGACGTCGCGGAAACCATCGAGACCGTCAGCGAGGAGTACGACTTCGTCTTCTCGAACGGCTACGGCTCACAGCTCGGCGAGAAGACGTTCCGCATCGGACATATGGGCGAACACGACCTCGAGAGCATCAAGGAACTCACCGACGCCATCGAGGACGTCGCTGGATTGTAA
- a CDS encoding ABC transporter permease, whose amino-acid sequence MAIGDSSLERDTGAVTDEDDVEARVGWRYTVARIKQDTTARWGLYIVAIVMFVAVYALVDSNLSRLTFGQVSDYTFARLLPIFDHPTHIPPPGEGTQHMPPYFPLAEQSWNPLPAGGTLEHPLGTDHTGRDYFTRVVYGTQVSVFVGLVSTFIGLTGGTAVGAVAGYYGGKVDDVLMRLVETVYAIPPLILIIVFTVFVGGANIWYAVLGVGIAFVPVFARIIRSRVLSIREMDYIEAARAAGVKDRDIILRHVVPNSFAPVLVYATLQIGVTILIVAGLSFLGYGAQPPTPDWGQMLKVAHDSYMHSNVWLSIWPGLAIMITIMGFNLFGDGLQDALDPRIED is encoded by the coding sequence ATGGCAATCGGCGACTCATCGCTCGAACGCGACACGGGCGCAGTAACCGACGAGGACGATGTCGAGGCCCGCGTTGGCTGGCGCTACACCGTCGCGCGGATCAAGCAGGATACGACGGCCCGGTGGGGGCTGTACATCGTGGCGATCGTGATGTTCGTCGCGGTGTACGCCCTCGTCGACAGCAACCTCTCGCGGCTCACGTTCGGCCAGGTCTCGGATTACACGTTCGCGAGGCTGTTGCCGATCTTCGACCACCCCACGCACATCCCGCCGCCGGGCGAGGGAACCCAGCATATGCCGCCGTACTTCCCGCTGGCCGAGCAGTCGTGGAATCCGTTGCCGGCGGGTGGGACGCTCGAGCACCCGCTCGGTACCGACCACACCGGCCGCGACTACTTCACCAGGGTCGTCTACGGCACGCAGGTGTCGGTGTTCGTCGGACTCGTCTCGACGTTCATCGGCCTCACCGGCGGGACGGCAGTCGGTGCCGTCGCGGGCTACTACGGCGGGAAGGTCGACGACGTTCTGATGCGACTCGTCGAGACGGTGTATGCGATCCCGCCGCTGATCCTCATTATCGTCTTCACCGTCTTCGTCGGCGGGGCGAACATCTGGTATGCGGTACTCGGCGTCGGCATCGCCTTCGTTCCCGTCTTCGCCCGGATCATCCGGAGCCGGGTGCTGAGCATCCGCGAGATGGACTACATCGAGGCGGCCCGGGCAGCCGGCGTGAAAGATCGAGACATCATCCTGCGACACGTCGTTCCGAACAGCTTCGCGCCGGTGCTGGTGTACGCGACACTCCAGATCGGCGTGACGATCCTCATCGTCGCCGGGCTCTCGTTTCTCGGCTACGGTGCACAGCCGCCGACTCCTGACTGGGGACAGATGCTCAAGGTCGCACACGACAGCTACATGCACTCGAACGTCTGGCTGTCGATCTGGCCGGGACTGGCGATCATGATCACCATCATGGGCTTCAACCTGTTCGGCGACGGGCTGCAGGACGCCCTGGACCCGCGAATCGAGGACTAA
- the eif1A gene encoding translation initiation factor eIF-1A: MSDDGDGGRKNLRMPEDDEVFATVTNMLGANRVKVRCADGKERTARIPGKMQKRIWIREDDVVLVEPWDWQDEKADITWRYEKSDADQLRREGHIQ, encoded by the coding sequence ATGAGCGACGACGGAGATGGCGGTCGGAAGAACCTCCGGATGCCCGAGGACGACGAGGTCTTCGCGACCGTCACGAACATGCTCGGGGCGAATCGCGTGAAAGTACGCTGTGCCGACGGGAAAGAGCGCACCGCACGCATTCCCGGCAAGATGCAAAAACGCATCTGGATCCGCGAAGACGACGTGGTCCTCGTCGAACCCTGGGACTGGCAGGACGAAAAGGCCGACATCACCTGGCGCTACGAGAAAAGCGACGCCGATCAGCTCCGTCGCGAAGGACACATTCAGTAA
- a CDS encoding ABC transporter ATP-binding protein, whose product MHSDPLLRVENLTTQFFTEAGTVHAVDGISFEVHEGEIVGLVGESGAGKSVASMSLMGLVESPGEIVAGEISYRGETIIAVEEGPDGQPRRRDDALSNEELRTRIRGNEIAVIFQDPMESLNPVFTVGGQLREFIERNRGLAEDEAREEAIEMLREVGIPDPKQRYEEYPHQFSGGMRQRVLIAMALACEPSLIIADEPTTALDVTVEGQIIDLVDELQEKYGTSVIWVTHDLGVVAEICDRVNVMYLGEIVEQAPVDELFYDTNHPYTNALLNSIPRPDRTVAQLETIEGVMPEAIDPPSGCRFHPRCPDARAVCERVHPETMVVADADGEPHRAACVKHDAFDVDYDGSPPLEGAGGDRRSEPSETPASELAANPASDDGGGDGHE is encoded by the coding sequence ATGCATTCGGACCCACTCCTTCGCGTCGAGAACCTCACGACACAGTTCTTCACAGAGGCAGGTACAGTACACGCCGTCGACGGCATCTCCTTCGAGGTCCACGAAGGCGAGATCGTCGGCCTCGTCGGGGAGAGCGGCGCCGGGAAAAGCGTCGCCTCGATGAGTCTCATGGGGCTCGTCGAGAGCCCCGGCGAGATCGTCGCCGGCGAGATCAGCTACAGGGGCGAGACGATCATCGCCGTCGAGGAGGGACCGGACGGCCAGCCCCGGAGACGGGACGACGCCCTCTCGAACGAGGAACTCCGGACCCGGATCAGGGGCAACGAGATCGCGGTGATCTTCCAGGATCCGATGGAGTCGCTCAACCCCGTCTTCACCGTGGGCGGCCAGCTCCGGGAGTTCATCGAACGGAACCGTGGGCTGGCAGAAGACGAGGCCCGCGAGGAGGCGATCGAGATGCTCCGGGAGGTCGGCATCCCCGATCCCAAGCAGCGATACGAGGAGTATCCCCACCAGTTCTCCGGCGGCATGCGCCAGCGTGTGCTCATCGCAATGGCGTTGGCCTGCGAGCCCAGCCTCATCATCGCCGACGAGCCGACGACCGCGCTCGATGTCACCGTCGAGGGGCAGATCATCGACCTCGTCGACGAGCTGCAGGAGAAGTACGGGACGAGCGTCATCTGGGTCACGCACGATCTGGGCGTCGTCGCCGAGATCTGCGACCGCGTGAACGTCATGTACCTCGGCGAAATCGTCGAGCAGGCACCGGTCGACGAGCTGTTCTACGACACCAACCATCCCTACACGAACGCCTTACTGAACTCGATTCCCCGACCCGACCGAACCGTCGCACAACTCGAGACGATCGAGGGCGTGATGCCCGAAGCGATCGACCCGCCCTCGGGCTGTCGGTTCCATCCGCGCTGTCCCGACGCGCGGGCGGTGTGTGAGCGGGTCCACCCGGAGACGATGGTCGTCGCCGACGCCGACGGCGAGCCCCACCGCGCGGCCTGCGTGAAACACGACGCCTTCGACGTCGACTACGACGGGAGCCCGCCGCTCGAGGGGGCAGGTGGCGACAGACGGAGCGAGCCAAGCGAGACGCCGGCATCGGAACTCGCGGCGAACCCGGCCAGCGACGACGGCGGAGGTGACGGGCATGAGTAG
- a CDS encoding ABC transporter substrate-binding protein: MVVPNHSAVTRRRLLGSGAAIAASLIAGCIGGEGPGGGDRLHFTQEQSREEQFDPVVSNDAYSFQVIQLVFDGLYEYGEGLELQPKLATGEPTVERDGTRYIFELEEGATFHNGDEVTAGDVAHSFTAPVEEETENASEYDMIESTEVIDDYQLQVDLGEDPYGPFELATMGVTVVPESVRTEDREAFNTDPVGSGPFEFAGLQENEYVDLERNDDYWDDLEPNVPEVRFVAHDDDAGRVSDIRAENTDVIAGVPNEDWDVLEDESGVSLYSAESPTFMYMAFNCNEGPTTNPEVRRAIAHSFSMSDFIESNAGNVTSPMYSPIPPVVNEVWGFPQDEYQELLPDYDPDGAQSLLDEHAPDDFTPTIITPEGIRAQLAERIATRLDEIGYGADVQVLDFATLVDTYTSGSADDYQMYLLGWTGGPDPDYYLYPLFHESQAGVNQGHYYAGSSGFHAAIAEGRNSAGQEERYDIYEPVIREIVEQVPVLPAFTQDNTMAARDYVQGLQAHPEVTRNPTLVADYTNVSLE; this comes from the coding sequence ATGGTGGTGCCGAATCACTCAGCTGTGACGCGGCGACGACTCCTCGGCTCCGGGGCTGCCATCGCTGCGTCACTGATCGCAGGCTGCATCGGTGGGGAAGGGCCCGGAGGTGGCGACCGATTGCACTTTACGCAGGAGCAATCGCGCGAAGAACAGTTCGATCCCGTCGTCTCGAACGACGCCTACAGTTTTCAGGTGATTCAACTCGTCTTCGACGGACTCTACGAGTACGGCGAGGGCCTCGAGCTCCAGCCCAAACTCGCGACCGGCGAGCCGACCGTCGAGCGCGACGGCACACGGTACATCTTCGAACTCGAGGAGGGTGCGACGTTCCACAACGGGGACGAGGTAACTGCTGGGGACGTCGCACACTCGTTTACTGCACCCGTCGAAGAAGAGACGGAGAACGCCTCGGAGTACGACATGATCGAGAGCACCGAGGTTATCGACGACTATCAGCTCCAGGTCGACCTCGGGGAAGACCCGTACGGCCCGTTCGAACTCGCGACGATGGGCGTGACGGTCGTGCCCGAAAGCGTCCGCACCGAGGACCGCGAGGCGTTCAACACGGATCCGGTCGGCTCCGGCCCGTTCGAGTTCGCCGGCCTGCAGGAAAACGAGTACGTCGACCTAGAGCGCAACGACGACTACTGGGACGACCTCGAGCCGAACGTTCCGGAAGTCCGCTTCGTCGCCCACGACGACGACGCGGGCCGGGTCTCGGACATCCGGGCAGAGAACACCGACGTCATCGCCGGCGTGCCAAACGAAGACTGGGACGTCCTCGAGGACGAATCGGGCGTCTCCCTCTACTCGGCGGAGAGCCCGACGTTCATGTACATGGCGTTCAACTGCAACGAGGGACCGACGACGAATCCTGAGGTGCGCCGGGCCATCGCCCACTCGTTCTCGATGTCGGATTTCATCGAATCCAATGCGGGGAACGTGACCTCGCCGATGTACAGTCCAATTCCGCCGGTCGTCAACGAGGTCTGGGGATTCCCACAGGACGAGTATCAGGAGCTGCTCCCCGACTACGATCCCGACGGGGCGCAGTCGCTGCTGGACGAACACGCGCCCGACGACTTCACGCCGACGATCATTACGCCGGAGGGGATTCGCGCGCAGTTGGCCGAGCGGATCGCCACCCGACTGGACGAGATCGGCTACGGGGCGGACGTACAGGTGCTCGACTTCGCGACGCTGGTCGACACCTACACCAGCGGCAGCGCCGACGACTACCAGATGTACCTGCTGGGCTGGACCGGCGGGCCCGACCCGGATTACTACCTCTATCCGCTCTTTCACGAGAGTCAGGCCGGAGTCAATCAGGGTCACTACTACGCCGGCAGCAGCGGCTTCCACGCGGCGATCGCCGAGGGGCGCAACTCCGCCGGACAGGAGGAACGCTATGACATCTACGAGCCGGTCATCCGGGAGATCGTCGAACAGGTGCCCGTCCTCCCTGCATTCACCCAGGACAACACGATGGCCGCGCGCGACTACGTCCAGGGGCTACAGGCTCATCCGGAGGTGACGCGGAACCCGACGCTGGTCGCGGACTACACGAACGTGTCGCTCGAGTGA
- a CDS encoding twin-arginine translocation signal domain-containing protein, with translation MAQDNPVSRRTALKLTGAAASTALIAGCSGGGNGNGNGNGNGGSDGPAEIESGAKIEFDGQTGGWEGLSPSSIEGATNPTLVLTEGETYEMGWTTGDGAQHNIEIRNDSGDVVNDLKTEGTSSQEPEDQWLEFEASSDMTTYICEFHTTTMVGELQVESGSGSSGNESSE, from the coding sequence ATGGCACAAGACAATCCAGTTTCGCGGCGGACAGCGCTGAAGCTGACGGGTGCGGCGGCATCGACGGCCCTCATCGCTGGCTGTAGCGGTGGAGGCAACGGCAACGGCAACGGCAACGGCAACGGCGGTAGCGACGGCCCTGCGGAGATCGAATCTGGCGCAAAGATCGAGTTCGACGGGCAGACGGGCGGCTGGGAAGGCCTCTCTCCCTCCTCGATCGAAGGCGCGACGAACCCGACGCTCGTCCTCACGGAAGGAGAAACGTACGAGATGGGCTGGACGACCGGTGACGGCGCCCAGCACAACATCGAAATCCGTAACGACAGCGGCGACGTCGTCAACGACCTCAAGACGGAGGGAACCTCCTCCCAAGAACCCGAAGACCAGTGGCTCGAGTTCGAGGCCAGCAGCGACATGACCACGTACATCTGTGAGTTCCACACGACGACGATGGTCGGCGAGCTGCAAGTCGAAAGTGGCAGCGGTAGCAGCGGCAACGAATCCAGCGAGTAA
- a CDS encoding ABC transporter permease: MKLLKYTIYRLLQAIPVLIGISIITFLLANLGPGDPVSLMLQGQEHSEELVRTIERRYGLDRPLHERYVTYMANLLQGDLGQSIYYQRPVTDLMLDRLGPTLLLVLSAYAFALVTAIPLGIVAADRRNEPTDHASRLVALVGVSTPSFWIGIVLILVFAVQLGWLPSSGLIYPWRPPSSYHGIDGHLELYYQSLRHLLLPMIALGTLQMATIMRVERTQMLESLQGEYVKLARAYGVPERTILRKHAFQVAQLPIITIVGLNLSTAIGGAVLVETVFNINGMGQLFVEAIQRNDYQLVMGVTMVLGTLFVIGVIITDISYAYVDPRVTYGEGE; the protein is encoded by the coding sequence ATGAAGCTACTCAAGTACACGATATACAGGCTCTTGCAAGCGATTCCCGTCCTGATCGGGATCTCTATCATCACGTTCCTGCTCGCGAACCTGGGGCCGGGCGATCCGGTCAGCCTCATGTTACAGGGTCAAGAACACAGCGAGGAGCTGGTCCGGACGATCGAGCGACGCTACGGCCTCGACAGACCGCTCCACGAGCGCTACGTGACGTATATGGCCAACCTGCTGCAGGGAGATCTCGGTCAAAGCATCTACTACCAGCGGCCCGTCACCGATCTGATGCTGGACCGACTCGGGCCGACGCTCCTGTTGGTCCTCTCGGCGTACGCGTTCGCGCTGGTGACAGCGATCCCGCTCGGCATCGTCGCCGCCGACCGGCGCAACGAGCCGACCGATCACGCCTCGCGGCTCGTCGCGCTCGTCGGCGTCAGCACTCCGTCGTTCTGGATCGGCATCGTCCTGATCCTGGTCTTCGCGGTCCAGCTCGGCTGGCTGCCCTCGAGCGGGCTCATCTACCCGTGGCGACCGCCCAGTTCCTACCACGGGATCGATGGCCACCTCGAGCTGTACTATCAGTCGCTGCGCCACCTGCTGTTGCCGATGATCGCGCTGGGAACCCTGCAGATGGCGACGATCATGCGCGTCGAGCGCACGCAGATGCTCGAGTCACTGCAAGGTGAGTACGTCAAGCTGGCCCGGGCCTACGGCGTGCCTGAACGGACGATCCTCCGCAAGCACGCGTTTCAGGTGGCCCAGCTGCCAATTATCACCATCGTCGGCCTCAACCTGTCGACGGCGATCGGCGGCGCGGTCCTGGTCGAGACGGTGTTCAACATCAACGGCATGGGCCAGCTGTTCGTCGAGGCGATCCAGCGCAACGACTACCAGCTCGTCATGGGCGTCACGATGGTGCTCGGCACGCTGTTCGTGATCGGCGTCATCATCACGGACATCTCGTACGCGTACGTCGATCCGCGGGTCACCTACGGAGAGGGAGAATAA
- a CDS encoding plastocyanin, whose amino-acid sequence MSEKDTFRTRRTVLQLAGVAVASGSLAGCLDDSTGDDDADPTNAGTIESDDNSTDDSEGSDADDTDNTVQGIEIEPGTAIEFDGQTAGWEGIAPSSIEGALNPTLVLTEGETYEMGWTIGDGAQHNIAIRNDNGAVVDDLATEGVVEPRDQWLEFEASSEMTTYVCKFHETTMVGEIVIVDSDGTVVESDTTTDDEPDETVDTYGKTVELEPGADIRFSGQTVSWEGLSPAALEGVENPTLVLQEGEDYSIGWTDGDGAMHNLQIRNDSDEIVNGLETPMVTEPDKDQILEFTASPEMTQYACHPHETTMIGSIRVE is encoded by the coding sequence ATGTCTGAGAAAGATACTTTCCGCACTCGGCGAACAGTATTACAACTCGCCGGTGTTGCGGTCGCCAGTGGATCACTCGCGGGCTGTCTGGACGACAGCACCGGTGACGACGATGCGGACCCGACCAACGCCGGGACCATCGAGTCGGACGACAACAGCACCGACGACAGTGAGGGGAGCGATGCCGACGATACCGACAATACTGTCCAGGGAATCGAAATCGAACCCGGAACGGCGATCGAGTTCGACGGACAGACGGCCGGCTGGGAAGGGATCGCGCCCTCCTCGATCGAGGGTGCGTTGAATCCGACGCTTGTCCTCACAGAAGGAGAAACGTACGAGATGGGCTGGACGATCGGTGACGGCGCCCAGCACAACATCGCAATCCGTAACGACAACGGCGCGGTCGTCGACGACCTCGCGACGGAGGGCGTCGTCGAGCCCAGAGACCAGTGGCTCGAGTTCGAGGCCAGCAGCGAGATGACCACGTACGTCTGTAAGTTCCACGAGACGACGATGGTCGGCGAAATCGTGATCGTGGACAGTGACGGGACGGTGGTGGAGTCGGATACCACCACTGACGACGAGCCCGACGAGACCGTGGACACGTACGGGAAGACGGTCGAACTCGAGCCCGGTGCGGACATCCGGTTCAGCGGCCAGACTGTCTCTTGGGAAGGACTCTCGCCAGCCGCACTCGAGGGCGTCGAAAATCCAACGCTCGTTCTGCAGGAAGGCGAAGACTACTCGATCGGCTGGACTGACGGCGACGGTGCCATGCACAATCTGCAAATCCGCAATGACAGCGATGAAATCGTTAACGGGCTCGAGACGCCTATGGTCACGGAGCCAGACAAAGATCAGATCCTCGAGTTTACCGCCAGCCCTGAGATGACGCAGTACGCCTGTCACCCACACGAGACCACGATGATCGGCTCAATCCGGGTCGAATAA